A genomic segment from Candidatus Bathyarchaeota archaeon encodes:
- a CDS encoding thioredoxin family protein, which produces MELKVFTLPTCTNCPAAKKISQEIAQKYGLKYTEVDISTPNGQLDGLMYQIMSTPSIAIDNEVITRGKLLSREELETEVRKRLDK; this is translated from the coding sequence ATGGAGTTGAAAGTCTTCACCCTGCCAACCTGCACAAACTGTCCTGCTGCCAAAAAGATTTCTCAAGAAATAGCACAGAAATATGGACTGAAATATACAGAAGTGGACATAAGCACTCCCAACGGTCAGCTGGACGGGCTCATGTATCAGATTATGAGCACCCCAAGCATAGCAATAGACAATGAAGTTATAACTCGAGGAAAACTCCTTTCCAGAGAGGAGTTGGAAACCGAAGTAAGGAAACGATTGGATAAATGA